A DNA window from Rhizobium jaguaris contains the following coding sequences:
- a CDS encoding chorismate mutase, which translates to MIDPDVKAQLGNYRQSIDNIDAALVHMLAERFRCTKEVGVLKAKYNLPPADPAREEYQIERLRRLAKDAHLDPDFAEKFLNFVIKEVIRHHEQIAADLKA; encoded by the coding sequence ATGATTGATCCAGACGTCAAAGCCCAACTGGGCAACTACCGCCAGTCGATCGACAATATCGATGCCGCACTGGTGCATATGCTGGCCGAACGCTTCCGCTGCACGAAGGAAGTCGGTGTGCTGAAGGCCAAATACAATCTGCCGCCGGCCGACCCGGCGCGCGAGGAATACCAGATCGAACGCCTGCGCCGTCTGGCAAAGGATGCTCACCTGGACCCGGATTTCGCCGAGAAGTTCCTGAACTTCGTCATCAAGGAAGTCATCCGGCATCATGAACAGATCGCTGCTGATCTCAAAGCATGA
- the rpsP gene encoding 30S ribosomal protein S16 — MALKIRLARGGSKKRPYYHVVVADARSPRDGRFLEKLGSWNPMLAKDDAKRVELDADRIKHWLDNGAQPTDRVLRFLAEAGIATREAKNNPEKAKPGKRAQERAAEKAQKAADAAASAE, encoded by the coding sequence ATGGCACTGAAAATTCGTCTCGCCCGCGGTGGCTCCAAGAAGCGCCCGTATTATCACGTCGTCGTAGCCGACGCCCGTTCGCCCCGCGACGGCCGTTTCCTGGAAAAGCTCGGTTCCTGGAACCCGATGCTCGCCAAGGACGATGCCAAGCGCGTTGAACTCGACGCCGACCGCATCAAGCATTGGCTCGACAACGGCGCTCAGCCGACCGACCGCGTTCTGCGCTTCCTCGCCGAAGCCGGCATTGCTACGCGCGAAGCCAAGAACAACCCGGAAAAGGCAAAGCCGGGCAAGCGCGCCCAGGAACGCGCAGCTGAAAAGGCACAGAAGGCTGCTGACGCCGCCGCTTCTGCTGAATAA
- the rimM gene encoding ribosome maturation factor RimM (Essential for efficient processing of 16S rRNA) encodes MTKLENPVLMATIGAAQGLRGEVRARAFTSDPSALGDYGHLHSLDGRSFEVLEIREAKNVVIVRFRGINDRNAAEALNGLELYIERDNLPDDELEDDEFFYADLEGLEAVDDKGTGYGTVSGIYDFGAGDLLELKGPGKRPVLIPFSEAAVLEIDLEGGKILIDPMAAGLIDSPEDFPGKPPKRPGKAKK; translated from the coding sequence ATGACGAAACTTGAAAACCCGGTATTGATGGCCACCATCGGCGCCGCGCAGGGCCTGCGAGGCGAAGTGCGCGCCCGCGCATTTACCTCCGATCCCTCAGCGCTCGGCGATTACGGCCATCTGCACAGTCTCGACGGCCGCAGCTTCGAGGTCCTGGAAATCCGCGAAGCCAAGAACGTAGTGATCGTCCGTTTTCGCGGCATCAACGACCGGAACGCCGCCGAGGCGCTGAACGGGCTCGAACTCTATATCGAGCGCGACAACCTGCCCGATGACGAGCTGGAGGACGACGAGTTCTTTTATGCCGATCTCGAAGGCCTGGAAGCGGTCGATGACAAGGGCACCGGCTACGGCACCGTCAGCGGCATCTATGATTTCGGCGCCGGAGACCTCCTGGAGCTGAAGGGGCCGGGCAAGCGCCCGGTGCTCATCCCCTTTTCAGAAGCCGCCGTGCTGGAAATCGATTTGGAAGGCGGCAAGATCCTGATCGACCCGATGGCGGCGGGCCTCATCGACAGCCCTGAGGATTTTCCCGGCAAGCCACCGAAGCGGCCCGGCAAAGCGAAGAAGTGA
- the trmD gene encoding tRNA (guanosine(37)-N1)-methyltransferase TrmD, with protein sequence MSFRATILTLYPEMFPGHLGTSLAGKAMERGQWSLDTVQIRDFATDRHRTVDDTPAGGGAGMVLKPDVLARAIDHASENDDRPRLLMSPRGIPLTQKRVRELADGDGVIIVCGRFEGVDQRVIDGRNLEEVSIGDYILSGGEPAALILLDAIVRILPGVMGNDLSGLHESFEGGLLEHPQYTRPQVWEDREIPTVLTSGNHGAIAKWHRQEAEKLTKERRPDLLGKPQTK encoded by the coding sequence ATGAGTTTCCGGGCGACCATACTGACGCTGTACCCCGAGATGTTTCCCGGCCATCTCGGCACTTCGCTCGCCGGCAAGGCGATGGAGCGCGGGCAATGGTCGCTGGACACCGTGCAGATCCGCGATTTCGCCACCGACAGGCATCGCACCGTGGATGACACACCGGCCGGCGGTGGCGCCGGCATGGTGCTGAAGCCGGACGTGCTTGCCCGCGCCATCGACCACGCCAGCGAAAACGACGACCGCCCCCGCCTGCTGATGAGCCCGCGTGGGATACCGCTGACGCAGAAGCGCGTTCGGGAACTCGCTGACGGCGACGGCGTTATCATCGTCTGCGGCCGTTTCGAAGGCGTCGACCAGCGGGTGATCGACGGACGTAATCTCGAAGAGGTCTCGATCGGCGACTACATCCTCTCCGGCGGTGAGCCTGCTGCCCTGATCCTGCTCGACGCCATCGTCCGCATCCTGCCCGGCGTCATGGGCAACGATCTTTCCGGCCTGCACGAGAGTTTTGAAGGCGGCCTGCTGGAGCATCCGCAATACACACGGCCGCAAGTCTGGGAAGATCGCGAAATCCCCACGGTCCTGACCTCCGGCAATCACGGTGCCATCGCTAAATGGCACCGGCAGGAGGCAGAGAAGCTGACGAAGGAGCGTCGGCCGGATTTGTTGGGAAAGCCGCAGACAAAATAG
- the rplS gene encoding 50S ribosomal protein L19, whose protein sequence is MNIIQQLEAEQAAKIEAKRTLPEFSAGDTVRVNVKVTEGNRTRVQAYEGVCIARSGGGLQENFTVRKISYGEGVERVFPVYSPMIESVEVVRRGKVRRAKLYYLRDLRGKAARIVENTGTRARKLNDSERQAIADEKARIEAEKVAAAQALAAEKAAAEAAEAKAAAEAAAAAAEPAAE, encoded by the coding sequence ATGAACATCATTCAGCAGTTGGAAGCCGAACAGGCCGCCAAGATCGAAGCCAAGCGCACCCTTCCCGAATTTTCCGCCGGCGACACCGTCCGCGTCAACGTGAAGGTCACGGAAGGCAACCGTACTCGCGTTCAAGCCTATGAAGGCGTCTGCATCGCCCGCTCCGGCGGCGGTCTGCAGGAAAACTTCACCGTTCGCAAGATCTCTTACGGAGAAGGCGTCGAGCGCGTATTCCCGGTTTATTCGCCGATGATCGAAAGCGTCGAAGTCGTTCGCCGCGGTAAGGTCCGTCGCGCCAAGCTCTACTACCTGCGCGACCTGCGCGGCAAGGCTGCCCGTATCGTCGAAAACACCGGCACCCGCGCCCGCAAGCTCAACGATTCCGAGCGCCAGGCTATTGCCGATGAGAAGGCTCGCATCGAAGCTGAAAAGGTTGCCGCAGCCCAGGCCCTCGCAGCCGAAAAGGCAGCAGCAGAAGCCGCCGAAGCAAAGGCAGCAGCCGAAGCCGCTGCAGCCGCCGCGGAACCGGCAGCAGAATAA
- a CDS encoding DUF6789 family protein, with product MHIRQFFHPMPVTLDVRAGLVAGFTAAVVLSILMIAKSSAGLLPQLNPIEDIAHVAGLPTGTILALSFGWIGHFVLGTIAWGTIYAALQASLPGTPVVRGLIFGALAWLAMMIIFMPLAGHGLFALSLGAPATVATLVLHLIYGAVLGEAYTKVAHE from the coding sequence ATGCACATCAGGCAATTCTTCCATCCAATGCCAGTGACCCTGGATGTCCGGGCAGGGCTTGTCGCCGGCTTCACCGCTGCTGTCGTCCTTTCCATCTTGATGATAGCCAAGAGTTCGGCAGGCTTGCTGCCGCAGCTCAATCCAATCGAAGATATCGCGCATGTAGCGGGCCTGCCGACAGGCACGATCTTAGCCCTATCGTTTGGGTGGATTGGCCACTTCGTCCTCGGGACAATCGCATGGGGCACCATCTATGCGGCACTACAGGCAAGCCTTCCAGGCACTCCGGTCGTCAGAGGCCTCATTTTCGGAGCTTTAGCCTGGCTCGCGATGATGATCATCTTCATGCCCCTGGCCGGCCATGGCTTATTCGCGCTGTCGCTCGGGGCTCCGGCGACGGTGGCGACGCTTGTTCTTCACCTCATCTACGGTGCGGTGCTGGGTGAGGCTTACACCAAAGTCGCCCATGAATAG
- a CDS encoding MBL fold metallo-hydrolase: METQISEVADGIYRLSTYVLDIAPPAGFTFNEFLVIGDEPLMFHAGLRKMFPINCEALSRIIPPARLRWIAFGHFEADECGAMNEWLAVAPEATPAHGRTGCMVSLNDFADRAPRVLSDGEVIDLGGGKRVRFIDTPHTPHGWDAGVLYEESTQTLLCGDLFSQLGNDRALTDRDVVGPAIAAEDMFRYSSLNPHMGATIRSLSAFAPRTLALMHGPTFTGDGAAALNALADDYDRRVLKDADALRTL; encoded by the coding sequence ATGGAAACGCAGATCAGCGAAGTCGCAGACGGTATCTATCGACTGTCGACCTATGTTCTGGACATCGCTCCCCCGGCAGGCTTCACTTTTAACGAATTCCTCGTCATCGGCGATGAACCGCTGATGTTCCATGCCGGCCTCAGGAAGATGTTTCCAATCAACTGCGAGGCTCTCAGCCGCATCATCCCGCCCGCGCGTCTGCGCTGGATCGCCTTCGGCCATTTCGAGGCCGACGAGTGTGGGGCGATGAACGAATGGCTCGCGGTCGCACCGGAGGCGACGCCTGCGCATGGACGCACGGGTTGCATGGTGTCGCTCAACGATTTCGCGGACCGCGCGCCGCGGGTTCTCTCGGACGGTGAGGTCATCGATCTTGGCGGCGGCAAGCGCGTCCGCTTCATCGACACGCCGCACACCCCGCATGGATGGGATGCGGGCGTGCTGTACGAGGAGTCGACGCAAACGTTGCTGTGCGGAGATCTGTTCAGTCAACTCGGCAACGACCGCGCGCTGACCGACCGGGACGTCGTCGGGCCGGCGATCGCAGCGGAGGACATGTTCCGCTATTCGAGCCTCAACCCCCACATGGGCGCGACGATCCGCAGCCTAAGTGCTTTTGCGCCGCGCACGCTCGCATTGATGCACGGGCCAACGTTCACGGGAGACGGCGCCGCCGCCCTGAATGCCCTCGCAGACGACTACGATCGCCGCGTTTTGAAGGATGCCGACGCTTTGCGGACGCTGTAG
- a CDS encoding basic amino acid ABC transporter substrate-binding protein: MAFRRSFLLGLTALVLAPFASFAGDLPNLNGKTVVVVTENAYPPLQFVDPKTGKAIGWEYDAMNEIAKRLNFKVEYQNTSWDAMIQAVSDGQYNIGMTGITIKEDRKQKVDFSDPYMRSQQFMLVRGDEKRFTDAKSFAAFKDGLVGAQPGTTPFYTAVYEVLDGNEQNPRIKLFETFGATVQALKTGDVDVVLTDGTAGKGYVDASNGALKLIGDPLGTEDFGFIFQKGSDLVAPINAAIASLKADGTFDALNKKWFLDYKMGQ; this comes from the coding sequence ATGGCATTCCGTCGTTCGTTCCTTCTGGGCCTCACCGCCCTCGTGCTTGCACCATTTGCTTCCTTTGCCGGCGACCTGCCGAATCTCAACGGCAAGACCGTCGTCGTCGTCACCGAGAATGCCTATCCGCCGCTGCAATTCGTCGATCCCAAAACCGGCAAGGCGATCGGCTGGGAATATGACGCGATGAACGAGATCGCCAAGCGGTTGAACTTCAAGGTCGAGTATCAGAATACGAGCTGGGATGCGATGATCCAGGCCGTCTCCGATGGCCAGTATAACATCGGTATGACCGGCATCACCATCAAGGAAGACCGCAAGCAAAAGGTCGATTTCTCCGATCCCTACATGCGTTCGCAGCAGTTCATGCTGGTGCGCGGCGATGAAAAACGCTTCACCGATGCCAAGAGCTTTGCTGCCTTCAAGGATGGTTTGGTCGGCGCGCAGCCGGGTACGACTCCCTTCTACACCGCCGTCTACGAAGTGCTTGACGGCAACGAACAGAACCCGCGCATCAAGCTCTTCGAAACCTTCGGTGCCACCGTACAGGCTCTGAAGACCGGCGATGTGGACGTGGTTCTGACCGACGGTACGGCCGGCAAAGGCTATGTCGACGCCTCGAACGGTGCATTGAAGCTGATCGGCGATCCGCTCGGCACAGAGGATTTCGGCTTCATCTTTCAGAAGGGCTCCGATCTTGTCGCTCCGATCAACGCCGCCATCGCCAGTCTGAAGGCCGACGGCACGTTCGACGCGCTGAACAAGAAGTGGTTCCTCGACTACAAGATGGGCCAGTAA
- a CDS encoding amino acid ABC transporter permease, with product MAQNGQHIKDDYPWWLVVFILLGIAIAVAIIVSDLYTQVFFTVVQGVYVTVFVTLVAFALAVILGLCIALLGLSDNIVLRQTARFYIEVIRGIPMLVLLFYVAFVGAPAIVALYNTVAAPLVDAGWAKPMLVRDLSLMWRAIIALMIGYASFIAEIFRAGIQAVDHGQIEAAKALGLSRYRRFRHVIAPQAIRVIFPPLSNDFVSMVKDSSLVSVLGVADITQMGKVYASGSFRFFETYSIVTYIYLILTVGLSLLLRRVEKRMRKTHER from the coding sequence ATGGCTCAGAACGGACAGCATATCAAAGACGACTATCCCTGGTGGCTAGTCGTCTTCATTTTGTTAGGCATCGCGATCGCTGTCGCCATTATCGTCAGCGATCTTTACACCCAGGTCTTCTTCACCGTCGTGCAGGGCGTCTACGTCACCGTCTTCGTGACGCTGGTCGCCTTCGCATTGGCTGTCATACTCGGCCTTTGCATTGCGCTGCTCGGCCTCTCCGACAATATCGTCCTGCGCCAGACAGCACGCTTTTATATCGAAGTCATTCGCGGCATCCCGATGCTGGTGCTGCTCTTCTACGTTGCCTTCGTGGGAGCCCCGGCGATCGTCGCGCTCTATAACACCGTGGCGGCCCCGCTGGTCGATGCCGGCTGGGCAAAGCCGATGCTGGTGCGCGATCTCTCCTTGATGTGGCGCGCCATCATCGCGTTGATGATCGGCTATGCCTCCTTCATTGCCGAAATTTTTCGCGCCGGCATCCAGGCTGTCGACCACGGCCAGATCGAAGCGGCGAAGGCACTCGGTCTGTCGCGCTACCGCCGCTTCCGCCACGTTATCGCGCCGCAGGCGATCCGCGTCATTTTCCCGCCGCTCTCCAACGATTTCGTCTCGATGGTGAAGGACAGCTCGCTGGTTTCGGTCCTCGGCGTCGCCGACATCACGCAGATGGGCAAGGTCTATGCCTCCGGCTCATTCCGCTTCTTTGAAACCTACTCGATCGTCACCTACATCTACCTCATCCTGACGGTCGGTTTGTCGCTATTGCTGCGCCGGGTTGAAAAACGGATGCGCAAGACCCACGAACGCTGA
- the leuC gene encoding 3-isopropylmalate dehydratase large subunit yields MSAPRTLYDKIWDDHLVDAQDDGTCLLYIDRHLVHEVTSPQAFEGLRMTGRKVRAPEKTLAVVDHNVPTSADRHLGIKNEESRIQVEALAHNAAEFGVEYYSENDKRQGIVHIIGPEQGFTLPGMTIVCGDSHTSTHGAFGSLAHGIGTSEVEHVLATQTLIQKKAKNMLVQVDGQLPPGVTAKDIILAIIGEIGTAGGTGYVIEYAGEAIRALSMEGRMTICNMSIEGGARAGLIAPDETTFEYIKGKPRAPKGEALEQAISYWKTLKSDEGAHYDRIVKLDAANLPPIVSWGSSPEDVVSIQGIVPNPDDIRDETKRTSKWRALDYMGLKPGTPMTEINIDRVFIGSCTNGRIEDLRAVAKVVEGKTVASTVDAMIVPGSGLVKEQAEAEGLDKIFKAAGFDWREPGCSMCLAMNDDRLKPGERCASTSNRNFEGRQGFKGRTHLVSPAMAAAAAIAGHFVDIREWN; encoded by the coding sequence ATGAGCGCTCCACGCACCCTTTACGACAAAATCTGGGATGACCATCTCGTCGACGCCCAGGACGATGGTACCTGTCTTCTCTACATCGACCGTCACCTCGTTCACGAAGTGACGTCGCCGCAAGCCTTCGAAGGCCTGCGCATGACCGGCCGCAAGGTCCGCGCGCCGGAAAAGACCCTGGCCGTCGTCGACCATAACGTCCCAACCTCGGCCGACCGCCATCTCGGCATCAAGAACGAGGAAAGCCGCATCCAGGTCGAGGCGCTTGCCCATAACGCTGCCGAATTCGGCGTCGAATACTACTCCGAAAATGACAAGCGCCAGGGCATCGTCCACATCATCGGCCCCGAGCAGGGCTTCACGCTGCCCGGCATGACCATCGTCTGCGGCGACAGCCACACTTCGACGCACGGCGCCTTCGGCTCGCTGGCGCACGGCATCGGCACATCCGAAGTGGAACACGTTCTGGCGACCCAGACGCTGATCCAGAAGAAGGCGAAGAACATGCTGGTTCAGGTCGACGGCCAGCTTCCGCCCGGCGTCACCGCCAAGGACATCATCCTCGCCATCATCGGCGAGATCGGCACTGCCGGCGGCACCGGCTACGTCATCGAATATGCCGGCGAAGCCATCCGCGCGCTGTCGATGGAAGGCCGCATGACCATCTGCAACATGTCGATCGAAGGCGGTGCCCGCGCCGGCCTGATCGCGCCCGATGAAACCACCTTCGAATACATCAAGGGCAAGCCGCGCGCGCCGAAGGGCGAGGCGCTGGAGCAGGCAATATCCTACTGGAAAACGCTCAAGTCAGACGAAGGCGCGCATTACGATCGCATCGTCAAACTCGACGCCGCCAACCTGCCGCCGATCGTCTCCTGGGGCTCCTCGCCGGAAGACGTTGTCTCCATCCAGGGCATCGTTCCGAACCCGGACGATATCCGGGACGAGACCAAGCGCACGTCCAAATGGCGTGCGCTCGACTATATGGGCCTGAAGCCGGGCACGCCGATGACCGAGATCAACATCGACCGCGTCTTCATCGGTTCCTGCACCAACGGCCGCATCGAAGATCTGCGCGCCGTTGCCAAGGTCGTCGAAGGTAAGACGGTGGCATCCACCGTCGATGCGATGATCGTTCCGGGTTCCGGCCTGGTAAAGGAACAGGCGGAAGCCGAAGGCCTCGACAAGATCTTCAAGGCCGCCGGCTTCGACTGGCGCGAGCCGGGCTGTTCCATGTGTCTGGCCATGAACGACGACCGCCTGAAGCCCGGCGAACGCTGCGCTTCGACCTCGAACCGCAACTTCGAAGGCCGCCAGGGTTTCAAGGGCCGCACGCATCTGGTATCGCCCGCCATGGCCGCAGCCGCCGCAATCGCGGGGCACTTCGTCGATATTCGCGAATGGAATTGA
- a CDS encoding EamA family transporter has product MRRNFDLLVTAIAPTIWGSTYLVTTELLPAGYPLTVAMLRALPAGLLLLAIVRRLPRGIWWARSLVLGALNFSIFWWMLFISAYRLPGGVAATVGAIQPLIVIVLARLLLGSPIRGLSIVAAMAGIVGVALLILTPQAALDPVGIGAGIGGAVSMATGTVLSRRWRPDVSPLTFTAWQLTAGGLLLLPFTLAMEPPLPFPTAANLLGFAYLGLIGAALTYILWFRGLSRLEPSVVSPLGFLSPTTAVILGWWVLDQKLSPVQFLGIAIVLGSVWLSQRAQQVPSAGKSAPADRPAIASRG; this is encoded by the coding sequence GTGAGGCGCAATTTCGATCTGTTGGTGACGGCAATCGCGCCGACGATATGGGGCAGCACCTATCTGGTGACGACCGAGCTTCTGCCGGCCGGCTATCCTCTGACGGTCGCCATGCTGCGCGCATTGCCTGCGGGACTGCTTCTGCTTGCCATCGTCCGGCGATTGCCGCGCGGCATCTGGTGGGCGAGATCACTCGTCCTCGGCGCGCTGAATTTCTCGATTTTCTGGTGGATGCTGTTCATATCCGCATACCGGTTGCCGGGCGGAGTAGCGGCCACTGTCGGTGCGATCCAACCGCTCATCGTCATCGTGCTGGCCCGGCTCTTGCTTGGCTCGCCGATCCGCGGCCTTTCCATCGTCGCGGCGATGGCCGGTATCGTCGGCGTCGCGCTTCTCATCCTCACGCCGCAGGCAGCGCTTGATCCGGTCGGCATTGGGGCTGGTATCGGCGGCGCTGTCTCCATGGCGACCGGCACCGTGCTTAGCCGCCGCTGGCGGCCAGATGTCTCGCCGCTCACCTTCACTGCCTGGCAACTGACGGCCGGAGGCTTGTTGTTGCTGCCCTTCACCCTGGCGATGGAGCCGCCGCTTCCCTTTCCGACCGCCGCCAATCTTCTGGGTTTTGCCTATCTTGGCCTGATCGGAGCAGCGCTCACCTATATTCTCTGGTTTCGTGGCCTGTCGCGCCTGGAACCGTCCGTCGTCTCGCCGCTCGGCTTCTTGAGCCCGACGACCGCAGTGATCCTTGGCTGGTGGGTGTTGGACCAGAAACTCAGCCCGGTACAGTTCCTGGGCATTGCCATCGTGCTTGGCAGCGTCTGGCTCAGCCAGCGCGCGCAGCAGGTTCCCTCCGCAGGAAAATCAGCGCCAGCCGATCGCCCGGCAATCGCGTCGAGAGGATAG
- a CDS encoding MarR family winged helix-turn-helix transcriptional regulator, with the protein MDRIDKILAQWNRERPDLNTGPMGLIGRIRNLAHHLSREMDRTFAQFGLNGATFDVLATLRRSGAPYALSPSDLMATMMVASGTMTNRIDQLEKAGLVARSTNPEDGRSFLVSLTEKGFALIDSAVAAHVETQARLVSGLSEEEKAALNALLGKYLAGLEASMLGKSAPV; encoded by the coding sequence ATGGATCGCATCGACAAAATTCTCGCTCAGTGGAATAGGGAACGGCCCGATCTTAACACCGGCCCGATGGGCTTGATCGGCCGCATCAGGAACCTCGCGCACCACCTCAGCCGAGAAATGGACCGGACTTTCGCGCAGTTCGGATTGAACGGCGCAACCTTCGACGTGCTGGCCACCCTCCGCCGCTCGGGAGCGCCCTATGCCCTCTCCCCCAGCGATCTGATGGCCACCATGATGGTCGCCTCGGGCACCATGACCAATCGCATCGATCAACTGGAAAAGGCTGGTCTCGTCGCCCGCAGCACCAATCCGGAGGACGGCCGCAGCTTTCTGGTGTCGTTGACCGAAAAGGGGTTTGCACTGATCGATAGCGCGGTCGCCGCCCATGTCGAGACGCAGGCCCGTCTTGTGTCAGGCCTGTCGGAAGAGGAGAAAGCGGCATTGAACGCGTTGCTTGGCAAGTATTTAGCCGGCTTAGAGGCGTCGATGCTGGGGAAGTCTGCCCCGGTCTGA
- a CDS encoding SDR family oxidoreductase — MTQGIKDKVVVITGASSGLGEAAARRLAKDGAKLVLGARRLDRLQALAKELSLDQQAVLETDVTQFEQVKRLVDQAVKLHGRIDVIINNAGLMPHSPLERCKVEDWDRTIDVNLKGVLYGIGAALPYMKEQKSGHIINVSSVAGHKVNPGGAVYAATKHGVRVISEGLRQEVKPYNIRTTIISPGAVATELPDSITEPDVAERVRKVYELAIPADSFASMVAFAMSQPEDVDINEILFRPTQQEY; from the coding sequence ATGACGCAAGGTATCAAGGACAAGGTGGTTGTCATAACCGGAGCAAGCAGCGGCCTCGGGGAGGCTGCTGCCCGTCGCCTTGCGAAGGACGGGGCAAAATTGGTGCTCGGAGCGCGTCGTCTCGACCGCCTGCAGGCTCTCGCCAAGGAGCTATCGCTGGATCAACAAGCCGTTCTGGAGACAGATGTGACGCAGTTCGAGCAGGTCAAGCGTCTCGTGGATCAGGCGGTAAAGCTGCACGGCCGTATCGATGTCATCATCAACAATGCCGGGCTGATGCCGCATTCCCCTCTGGAGCGCTGCAAGGTCGAAGATTGGGATCGCACGATCGATGTGAACCTGAAGGGCGTGCTCTACGGCATCGGCGCCGCGCTGCCCTACATGAAGGAGCAGAAGAGCGGTCACATCATCAACGTCTCCTCGGTGGCCGGCCACAAGGTCAATCCCGGAGGAGCGGTCTATGCCGCGACCAAGCATGGTGTGCGGGTGATCTCCGAGGGGCTGCGGCAGGAGGTCAAACCTTACAATATCCGGACCACCATCATCTCGCCCGGTGCGGTCGCGACCGAGCTTCCCGACAGCATCACCGAACCCGACGTCGCCGAGCGTGTCCGGAAGGTCTATGAGCTCGCCATTCCCGCCGACTCCTTCGCGAGCATGGTTGCATTTGCGATGAGCCAGCCTGAAGACGTTGACATCAACGAGATCCTGTTCAGGCCGACCCAACAGGAATACTGA
- a CDS encoding aldo/keto reductase produces MQTRKLGNSGLEVSALGLGCMGLSYGYGPATDTQEAIKLIRSAFERGVIFFDTAEAYGPYQNEELLGEALAPIREKVVIATKFGFEFDANGGQSGMNSRPEHIREVAEAALKRLKTDVIDLFYQHRVDPDVPIEDVAGTVRDLIQEGKVKHFGLSEAGAQTIRRAHAVQPVAALQSEYSLWSREPEQDVLPTLEELGIGFVPFSPLGKGFLTGAISENTTFDSKDFRNIVPRFTPEARKANQVLVDLLGAIAAQKQATSAQVALAWLLARKPWIVPIPGTTKMHRLEENVGAANVVLTAEDVGTIEDALSQIAVQGDRYPPHLQARVNR; encoded by the coding sequence ATGCAGACGCGTAAACTTGGAAACAGCGGTCTCGAAGTCTCAGCCCTTGGTCTCGGATGCATGGGCCTGAGCTATGGCTACGGGCCTGCAACGGACACGCAAGAGGCGATCAAGCTGATCCGTTCGGCCTTCGAGCGCGGCGTTATATTCTTCGACACCGCTGAGGCCTATGGCCCTTATCAGAATGAGGAGCTTTTGGGAGAAGCTCTGGCGCCCATTCGAGAAAAGGTGGTGATCGCAACGAAGTTCGGCTTTGAATTCGATGCGAACGGCGGCCAGAGCGGCATGAACAGCCGACCGGAACACATCCGTGAAGTCGCCGAGGCCGCCTTGAAGCGTCTGAAGACCGATGTCATCGACCTGTTCTATCAGCATCGCGTCGATCCGGACGTCCCGATCGAGGATGTTGCCGGCACAGTGAGGGACCTGATCCAGGAGGGCAAGGTCAAGCATTTCGGATTGTCGGAGGCTGGCGCGCAGACGATCCGGCGTGCCCATGCAGTCCAGCCGGTCGCAGCCCTTCAGAGCGAATATTCACTCTGGTCGAGGGAGCCTGAGCAGGACGTCCTGCCGACCCTCGAAGAACTTGGCATCGGTTTCGTTCCTTTCAGCCCGTTGGGGAAAGGCTTCCTCACTGGTGCAATCAGCGAAAACACCACATTCGACAGCAAGGACTTCCGCAACATCGTCCCGCGCTTTACCCCGGAGGCCAGAAAAGCCAACCAGGTTCTTGTCGATCTGCTTGGCGCAATCGCGGCGCAGAAACAGGCGACGTCGGCTCAGGTCGCTCTTGCCTGGCTGCTTGCTCGAAAGCCCTGGATCGTGCCGATCCCCGGCACCACCAAGATGCACAGGCTTGAAGAGAACGTCGGCGCGGCCAACGTCGTGCTGACCGCCGAGGATGTCGGCACTATCGAGGATGCACTTTCCCAGATCGCTGTCCAAGGGGACCGTTATCCTCCGCACCTGCAAGCAAGGGTCAACCGATAG
- a CDS encoding (R)-mandelonitrile lyase — translation MEIKRNGSQPSGKGPADWFTGTVRVDPLFQANGPTRAAGASVTFEPGARTAWHTHPVGQTLIVTAGLGRVQREDGPIEEIRPGDVVRFAPGEKHWHGASPTTAMTHIAIQEHLDGKVVDWMEHVNDEQYQA, via the coding sequence ATGGAAATCAAACGAAACGGTTCGCAGCCGTCGGGCAAAGGACCGGCAGACTGGTTCACCGGAACGGTCCGTGTGGACCCACTGTTTCAAGCCAACGGGCCGACCCGCGCGGCCGGCGCCAGCGTCACATTCGAGCCGGGTGCCCGCACGGCGTGGCACACGCATCCAGTTGGCCAAACGCTGATCGTGACGGCTGGTTTGGGCCGTGTGCAGCGTGAGGACGGCCCGATCGAAGAAATAAGGCCAGGGGACGTTGTCCGCTTCGCTCCGGGTGAGAAACATTGGCATGGCGCTTCGCCTACGACGGCCATGACCCATATTGCCATCCAGGAACATCTCGACGGCAAGGTCGTCGACTGGATGGAGCATGTCAACGACGAGCAATATCAAGCCTGA